A genomic window from Natrinema sp. HArc-T2 includes:
- a CDS encoding PAS domain-containing protein, translated as MTSSALTDNLRETLACFDGAGVPRTTNEVATKLDLGRRSTYDRLERLVEHDRLETKKVGASARVWWRPPSAVDRPTETGGHPAGTGPLIDDVINDAEIGLFVLDADLEVVWLNETAEQYFDLDREHALGRDKQALVTDHLSSVVDDGASFADTVLATYENNTYAERFECRVTASENREARWLEHRSKPIESGDYAGGRIELYYDVTDRKRSEHARLTERTLLERVLEVSPTGIGIFDTDGEVRRVNRRFTENLGLSGADPTTYVIGDVPLFDEHGEEIPYAERPATRVLATGESINDQHIQVDSPDSQTRWLSVNAEPLDDGAGVVVTTADITQLKAQTQRLERQREDLETELDAVFERIDDAFYALDDELRFTYVNDRAETLLGRPESKLLGRNIWQALSVSDDDLLRDRYETALTTQTATSFERYSDPLDIWEIVRVYPSESGLSVYFTDISDRKEKETRLREREASLERTTELLEQSQQLANVGAWQLDVTTTPAELRWTDEVYRIHGLSPEQEVDLEQSISFYHPEDRPRVREAVEHALEDGEPYDLTLRIEPADGGLRWVRTICNPVQTDGEVVALRGAFQDITERKEYEQDLERQREQLAALNNLNDVARSITDEVIDQSTREEIEHVVCERLAEAESYLFAWIGDADVSSQTVNMRTGAGVEGYLDEITISADPTDERSKGPTGQAILEREIQTAQDIETDSRYDPWRDHVKKYNFRSSAAIPIVYEDTVYGVLNVYTDRPNAFEEEERAVISQLGEIIGHAIAATERKRALMSDDVVELQFRIRDIFDATGTDTPAEGTITFDQRVPIKKNEFLVYGTVTEDAVEGLDGLVEAFPHWTAVTYRSTDGVTNFELRLSGSPVLSELASLGGTIDSAVIEDGDYQITLHFAPGVDSRQVIDAVRTTFPTAELLKHRQISRPETTERVRHVLTGELTERQRAALKAAYHAGFFEWPRDATGEDISESLEIAPATFHQHLRRAQKQVFESLLSGSRAP; from the coding sequence ATGACGTCTTCTGCGTTGACCGACAATCTCCGGGAAACGCTTGCATGTTTCGATGGCGCTGGAGTCCCGCGGACGACCAACGAGGTGGCTACCAAGCTCGACCTCGGTCGACGGAGCACGTACGACCGGTTAGAGCGCCTCGTCGAGCACGACCGACTCGAGACCAAGAAAGTCGGGGCGAGCGCTCGTGTCTGGTGGCGACCGCCGTCGGCGGTCGATCGGCCAACCGAAACCGGTGGCCACCCGGCAGGTACTGGGCCGCTGATCGACGATGTGATCAACGACGCCGAGATCGGCCTGTTCGTTCTCGATGCGGATCTCGAGGTCGTGTGGCTCAACGAGACCGCCGAGCAGTACTTCGATCTCGATCGCGAACACGCACTCGGTCGCGATAAACAAGCGCTCGTGACGGACCACCTCTCGAGCGTCGTCGATGACGGTGCATCGTTCGCCGATACCGTGCTAGCGACCTACGAGAATAATACGTATGCCGAACGGTTCGAGTGTCGCGTCACGGCGAGTGAAAACCGTGAGGCGCGCTGGCTCGAGCACCGGAGCAAACCGATCGAGTCCGGCGACTACGCTGGCGGGCGGATCGAACTCTACTACGACGTGACCGACCGGAAACGCTCGGAGCACGCCCGTCTCACGGAACGGACGCTCCTCGAGCGCGTCCTCGAGGTAAGCCCGACGGGGATCGGTATCTTCGACACCGACGGCGAGGTCCGACGCGTGAACCGGCGGTTTACCGAGAATCTCGGATTATCTGGAGCGGATCCCACAACGTACGTGATCGGCGACGTTCCCCTGTTCGACGAGCATGGCGAGGAAATTCCGTACGCAGAGCGTCCGGCAACGCGGGTACTCGCAACTGGTGAGTCAATCAACGATCAACACATACAGGTCGACAGTCCCGATAGCCAGACACGGTGGCTTTCCGTAAACGCCGAACCGCTCGACGACGGCGCCGGTGTTGTCGTCACAACGGCCGACATTACGCAACTCAAAGCACAGACACAGCGCCTCGAGCGCCAGCGCGAGGATCTCGAGACCGAACTCGACGCGGTCTTCGAGCGGATCGACGACGCGTTCTACGCACTCGACGACGAACTGCGATTTACCTACGTCAACGACCGCGCTGAGACGCTGCTGGGCCGGCCCGAGTCCAAGTTGCTCGGCAGGAACATCTGGCAGGCGCTGTCCGTCTCCGACGATGACCTGCTCCGTGACCGATACGAGACGGCGCTGACTACCCAGACTGCGACGAGTTTCGAACGCTACTCCGACCCGCTCGACATCTGGGAGATCGTGAGGGTGTACCCCTCGGAGTCCGGCCTCTCGGTCTATTTCACCGATATCAGTGACCGGAAGGAAAAAGAAACTCGACTCCGCGAACGCGAGGCCAGTCTCGAGCGAACGACGGAACTGCTCGAACAGTCCCAGCAACTGGCGAACGTGGGTGCCTGGCAACTCGACGTGACCACGACGCCCGCCGAACTCCGATGGACCGACGAGGTCTATCGGATCCATGGTCTCTCACCCGAGCAGGAGGTCGACCTCGAGCAATCGATCTCGTTCTACCATCCCGAGGATCGACCGCGGGTCCGCGAGGCGGTCGAGCACGCGCTCGAGGACGGCGAGCCGTACGATCTCACGCTTCGAATCGAACCTGCCGACGGCGGCCTGCGATGGGTTCGGACCATCTGCAACCCCGTGCAAACCGACGGCGAGGTGGTCGCACTCCGTGGCGCGTTCCAAGACATCACTGAGCGCAAAGAATATGAACAGGACCTCGAGCGCCAGCGCGAGCAACTCGCCGCACTCAACAACCTCAACGATGTTGCCCGCAGTATTACCGACGAGGTGATCGACCAGTCCACACGCGAGGAGATCGAGCACGTCGTTTGTGAGCGCCTCGCCGAGGCGGAGTCGTATCTGTTCGCTTGGATCGGCGATGCCGATGTCTCTTCACAAACCGTGAACATGCGAACAGGGGCCGGCGTCGAGGGCTATCTCGACGAGATTACGATCTCTGCTGACCCGACCGACGAGCGCAGCAAGGGACCGACGGGGCAGGCGATTCTCGAGCGCGAGATCCAGACGGCACAGGACATCGAAACTGATAGCAGATACGACCCCTGGCGCGACCACGTCAAGAAGTACAACTTCCGCTCGTCAGCGGCGATTCCGATCGTCTACGAGGACACCGTCTACGGAGTGTTGAACGTCTACACTGACCGACCGAACGCGTTCGAAGAAGAGGAACGAGCGGTCATCAGTCAACTGGGCGAGATCATCGGCCACGCGATTGCCGCCACCGAGCGCAAGCGGGCGTTGATGAGCGACGACGTTGTCGAACTGCAGTTCCGCATTCGAGATATTTTCGACGCCACTGGAACCGACACGCCAGCCGAGGGCACAATCACGTTTGATCAAAGAGTTCCCATCAAGAAAAATGAATTCCTCGTCTATGGGACGGTGACGGAAGACGCCGTCGAGGGTTTGGATGGGCTCGTCGAGGCATTCCCGCACTGGACTGCTGTCACCTACCGGTCTACCGATGGGGTGACGAACTTCGAACTTCGGCTCTCTGGGTCGCCAGTGCTTTCGGAACTCGCTTCATTGGGTGGCACTATCGACAGTGCTGTTATTGAAGACGGCGACTATCAGATAACACTTCACTTCGCACCGGGTGTAGATAGCCGGCAGGTCATCGATGCCGTTCGAACGACGTTCCCAACCGCGGAACTGCTGAAACACCGCCAGATCTCGCGCCCCGAGACCACCGAACGTGTTCGTCATGTGTTAACTGGCGAACTTACCGAACGCCAGCGAGCGGCTCTCAAGGCCGCATATCACGCGGGCTTTTTCGAGTGGCCCCGCGATGCCACCGGCGAGGACATCTCCGAATCGCTCGAGATCGCACCGGCGACGTTCCATCAACACCTCCGGCGCGCACAGAAGCAGGTGTTCGAATCGTTGCTCTCGGGGTCAAGGGCGCCCTGA
- a CDS encoding DICT sensory domain-containing protein, producing MNELGDPIETVEGQRKTLEVHTDDDAIFEGLRRQFETRNVDVRRQLLGSLDGAGFVIIRSADGTFRGALGLDQFAAILSPRTHPPWELAETDDDRAELFSFLEETLFTSYSRRQMLATTREIEDRAWRVGAGRLYAGFERARAFAAQTDVYERFGRHDSLSVAVFIDDEWTEPVPEGVAVVSERGSELGDYWFVVFDGGDNDQEACALLAEERHPGSFYGFWTYDPAMVAELITYLETTYDVPAPS from the coding sequence ATGAACGAACTTGGTGATCCAATCGAGACGGTCGAAGGCCAACGGAAAACGCTCGAGGTCCACACGGACGACGACGCGATCTTCGAGGGGCTCCGCCGGCAGTTCGAGACGCGAAACGTCGACGTGCGCCGCCAGTTGCTTGGCTCGCTCGACGGGGCGGGGTTCGTGATCATCCGGAGCGCCGACGGCACGTTCCGCGGTGCGTTAGGACTCGATCAGTTTGCGGCGATCCTCTCGCCGCGGACCCATCCACCGTGGGAACTCGCCGAGACCGACGACGATCGAGCGGAACTGTTCAGCTTCCTCGAGGAGACGTTGTTTACCTCCTACAGTCGTCGGCAGATGCTGGCAACGACCCGCGAGATCGAAGACCGGGCGTGGCGTGTCGGGGCCGGCCGGTTATACGCGGGGTTCGAACGCGCGCGGGCGTTCGCGGCACAGACGGACGTCTACGAGCGATTCGGGCGTCACGATTCGCTTTCGGTCGCGGTGTTTATAGACGACGAGTGGACCGAGCCGGTCCCCGAGGGTGTGGCCGTCGTCTCGGAGCGCGGTAGCGAACTCGGCGACTACTGGTTCGTCGTCTTCGACGGTGGCGACAACGACCAGGAAGCCTGTGCGTTACTCGCAGAAGAGCGCCATCCAGGGTCGTTCTACGGGTTCTGGACGTACGATCCGGCGATGGTCGCGGAGCTGATCACGTATCTCGAGACGACGTACGACGTGCCAGCGCCGTCATAG